A single genomic interval of Bradyrhizobium sp. AZCC 1693 harbors:
- a CDS encoding cation-efflux pump yields the protein MSHTPTIKTNVAAISILASAGMAAAKFAVGIAIGSLALISEALHSSVDVIATVITWLVVRVSDQPADKEHHYGHGKFESLSALFVIALLYVLAGGILVESWSRLREGAAPPTLSAIPFVVLVIDIAVNFWRARALHRTARQTRSQALAADALHFASDVLGSIAVIVGLVLTGLGYLWGDSVAAIAVAVMISILGLRLGRSTVETLLDRAPEGASEKAVAAIRAVPGVVGVERLRVRMVGPTHFIDAIAKVPRTYPIDRVEAIKKTAQAAVTEALGDADLTFTAVPVARNNESVRERIMVIARNSGLAIHHVTVHDLGEKLIVGIDLEVDADMELAAAHEVTRVLERNIREDFGEDVEVDTHIEPLEPELPHGTDAAPERVETIKAALTRFAGHGAIHDIHNVRVRDTDAGEVVNFHCRAAPSMSVIKVHENVDEIERALRRAFPTIKRVISHAEPPRA from the coding sequence TCGCGGCGATCTCGATCTTGGCCAGCGCCGGCATGGCTGCGGCGAAATTCGCCGTCGGCATCGCGATCGGCTCGCTCGCGCTGATCTCCGAGGCCCTGCACTCCTCCGTCGACGTAATCGCGACCGTCATCACCTGGCTGGTGGTGCGGGTCTCCGACCAGCCGGCCGACAAGGAACATCATTACGGCCACGGCAAGTTCGAGAGCCTGTCGGCGCTGTTTGTCATCGCCCTGCTCTACGTGCTGGCCGGCGGCATCCTGGTCGAATCCTGGAGCCGCCTGCGCGAGGGTGCCGCCCCGCCGACGCTCTCGGCCATTCCCTTCGTGGTGCTGGTGATCGATATCGCGGTGAATTTCTGGCGCGCGCGGGCGCTGCATCGCACGGCGCGGCAGACCCGAAGCCAGGCGCTGGCGGCGGACGCGCTGCATTTCGCTTCCGACGTGCTCGGCTCCATCGCGGTCATCGTTGGCCTCGTGCTGACCGGGCTCGGCTATCTCTGGGGCGACTCCGTCGCCGCCATCGCCGTTGCCGTGATGATATCGATCCTCGGCCTGCGGCTCGGGCGTTCCACCGTCGAAACCCTGCTCGATCGTGCGCCGGAGGGCGCTTCGGAAAAGGCCGTCGCCGCGATCCGCGCGGTGCCCGGCGTGGTCGGCGTCGAGCGCCTGCGGGTTCGCATGGTCGGGCCGACGCATTTCATCGACGCCATCGCCAAGGTGCCGCGCACCTACCCGATCGATCGGGTCGAGGCGATCAAGAAGACCGCGCAGGCAGCGGTCACTGAAGCGCTCGGCGACGCCGACCTCACCTTCACCGCGGTGCCGGTCGCCCGCAACAATGAGAGCGTGCGCGAGCGCATCATGGTGATCGCCCGCAATTCCGGCCTCGCCATCCACCATGTCACCGTGCACGATCTCGGCGAGAAGCTGATCGTCGGCATCGACCTCGAGGTCGACGCCGACATGGAGCTGGCGGCGGCCCACGAGGTTACCCGCGTGCTGGAGCGCAACATCCGCGAGGATTTTGGCGAGGACGTCGAGGTCGACACCCACATCGAACCGCTCGAGCCGGAACTGCCGCACGGCACCGACGCCGCCCCCGAGCGCGTCGAGACCATCAAGGCCGCGCTGACGCGCTTTGCCGGCCATGGCGCGATCCATGACATCCATAATGTGCGGGTGCGCGACACTGACGCGGGCGAAGTCGTTAATTTCCACTGCCGCGCCGCGCCGTCGATGAGCGTCATCAAGGTGCACGAGAACGTCGACGAGATCGAGCGCGCGCTGCGCCGTGCGTTTCCGACCATCAAGCGCGTGATCAGTCATGCCGAACCGCCGCGCGCGTAG
- a CDS encoding NAD(P)/FAD-dependent oxidoreductase, whose amino-acid sequence MAELWTPMAPAASLWADTAEPLPAFPKLAGEAKADVVIIGAGYTGLSAAHHIVKSGLSPVVLEANHPGWGASGRNGGVITAKFRLSFRDIDAVHGRAMARRMYEIAHESVEMVDELVSEFGIASARLTRSGQVKAAHNDATLRAAVDEAAWMTREMRDTEVRILDPHQVRDETGSQVFVGGILNPGSGGIHPLNYLRGLAKGVAQRGVPVFQESPVIALRRDGDGVVAETPDGVVRARQAIIATNSYSDLTSATARVQRTLVPFRSALIATEKLSPNLAGSLMPTGRTYTETKRMMRWFRKVDDRVIFGGRGAFGKQDSESAFDALRKAMVGIFPELADIPLAFKWSGLVAMTLDSVPHVGRIDDRTLYSVGYNGAGVAMSSLMGRYLAALVRGEKVDLGLLDAGRLKTIPFYAFREPAVRAVAGWYQFLDAIGR is encoded by the coding sequence ATGGCAGAGCTTTGGACCCCAATGGCACCGGCCGCCTCGCTCTGGGCGGACACGGCGGAGCCGTTGCCCGCCTTTCCGAAGCTTGCCGGCGAGGCAAAGGCCGATGTCGTCATCATCGGCGCGGGCTATACGGGGCTGTCGGCCGCGCACCACATCGTGAAGAGCGGCCTTTCGCCGGTCGTACTCGAAGCCAATCATCCCGGCTGGGGCGCGAGCGGCCGCAATGGTGGTGTCATCACCGCCAAGTTCCGCCTCTCGTTCCGCGACATCGACGCCGTCCACGGCCGCGCCATGGCCCGGCGCATGTACGAGATCGCGCATGAGTCCGTCGAGATGGTCGACGAGCTGGTGTCCGAATTCGGCATCGCGAGCGCGCGGCTGACGCGCAGCGGGCAGGTCAAGGCCGCGCATAACGATGCGACGCTGCGGGCCGCGGTCGACGAAGCCGCCTGGATGACGCGCGAGATGCGAGACACCGAGGTCAGGATACTCGACCCGCACCAGGTGCGCGACGAGACGGGCTCGCAAGTCTTTGTCGGCGGGATTCTCAATCCCGGCTCCGGCGGCATCCATCCGCTGAACTATCTGCGGGGCCTCGCCAAAGGCGTGGCGCAACGCGGCGTTCCGGTCTTTCAGGAAAGCCCGGTGATCGCGTTGCGTCGCGACGGCGACGGTGTCGTGGCGGAAACGCCTGACGGCGTCGTGCGGGCCCGCCAGGCGATCATCGCCACCAACAGCTATTCCGATTTGACGTCCGCCACGGCGCGCGTGCAGCGGACGCTGGTGCCGTTCCGCAGCGCTCTCATCGCCACCGAAAAATTGTCGCCGAACCTCGCCGGCAGCCTGATGCCGACGGGGCGCACCTACACCGAGACCAAGCGCATGATGCGCTGGTTCCGCAAGGTTGACGACCGCGTCATCTTCGGCGGACGCGGCGCCTTCGGCAAGCAGGACTCCGAAAGCGCCTTCGATGCGCTGCGCAAGGCAATGGTCGGCATCTTCCCGGAGCTTGCGGATATTCCGCTCGCGTTCAAATGGTCGGGCCTTGTCGCGATGACGCTCGATTCCGTGCCGCATGTCGGCCGCATCGATGATCGCACGCTTTATTCGGTTGGCTACAACGGCGCCGGCGTCGCGATGTCGAGCCTGATGGGCCGCTACCTCGCGGCCCTCGTGCGCGGGGAGAAAGTCGATCTCGGCCTGCTCGATGCTGGCCGTCTCAAGACTATTCCATTCTATGCGTTCCGCGAACCGGCCGTCCGCGCGGTGGCCGGCTGGTATCAATTTCTGGATGCGATCGGGCGTTAG
- a CDS encoding ABC transporter permease, protein MLALALPALLVILLLVVLPVGWLAWQSVYHNGFTLENYRRIWSEDIYWRSFALTFEISLLVTLLALLLGYPIAYAASVAPKRWGIVILALVVLPFWTSVLVRAYAWLALLQRTGVINQLLRQFGVIDEPLALVHNSFGTVVATLHILLPFMVLPLYATMQQIPRDLMQAGASLGAGPMLTFWRIFLPLSLPGVLAGSTLVFVLSLGFYITPELLGGGRTIMISMLVSRNVELYDQWGAASAVGVVLLVAVGAIFFAVSRFIPLDRVLGQK, encoded by the coding sequence ATGCTGGCGCTGGCGCTGCCGGCGCTGCTGGTGATCCTGCTGCTGGTGGTGCTGCCGGTCGGCTGGCTTGCCTGGCAGTCGGTCTATCACAACGGTTTTACGCTGGAGAATTATCGCCGGATCTGGAGCGAGGACATCTACTGGCGCAGTTTCGCCCTGACATTTGAAATCAGCCTGCTGGTGACGCTGCTGGCGCTGCTGCTCGGCTATCCCATCGCCTATGCGGCGAGCGTCGCGCCAAAAAGGTGGGGCATCGTCATCCTGGCGCTGGTGGTGCTGCCGTTCTGGACCAGCGTGCTGGTCCGCGCCTATGCCTGGCTCGCACTGTTGCAACGGACCGGCGTCATCAACCAGCTGCTGCGCCAGTTCGGCGTGATCGACGAGCCGCTCGCGCTGGTCCACAACAGTTTCGGCACCGTCGTTGCGACCCTGCACATCCTGCTGCCGTTCATGGTGCTGCCGCTCTACGCCACCATGCAGCAGATCCCGCGCGATCTGATGCAGGCCGGCGCCAGTCTCGGCGCCGGTCCGATGCTCACCTTCTGGCGGATATTTCTGCCGCTGTCGCTGCCCGGGGTGCTCGCGGGAAGTACGCTGGTCTTCGTGCTCAGCCTCGGCTTCTACATCACGCCGGAACTGCTCGGAGGCGGCCGCACCATCATGATATCGATGCTGGTCAGCCGCAATGTCGAACTCTACGACCAGTGGGGCGCCGCCAGCGCCGTCGGCGTGGTGCTGCTGGTCGCGGTCGGCGCGATCTTCTTCGCCGTCAGCCGCTTCATTCCGCTCGATCGCGTGTTGGGGCAAAAATGA
- a CDS encoding PAS domain-containing sensor histidine kinase: MARAHAANACVQSDSIKGLAQSIAKPAYHRLLTAEPALRRAVPTLIIAFLITICLGAFVQVIDQSRQKRAAMKRDLSALTDLLAERLDRLGAVRQDRAANIERLQSLLPDLIPAWGVASGRHIIITGSDHRILARVPVEGSLGDSDRILDIISTAQLLTSPGQQGVLSDMTLPNGNGAMAISRLIKSLPGQVIVIQEKNEPLWGSDAALSVTLSATTGFVVLILGFAFHWQSTRAREGDLINDAVRGRIDTALNRGRCGLWDWDLSRGRIFWSASMFTMLGLDSRNDLLTFGEVNALVKSDDIDLFAIADQMIAGQLDHIDQTFRMQHTGGHWIWLRVRCELSHTSADGGLHLIGIAVDITEQKSLAEKTVEADLRLRDAIETIPEAFVLWDAEDRLVLCNSHFQRLHKLPDTAVTPGTSYETVIEVGSMPEVRTRLQETGAPAPGARTFEAQLDDGSWLHISERRTKDGGYVSVGTDITRIKEHEQKLIENDARLRANVIDLKRSQAELADLAEKYSQEKNRAEEANQAKSKFLANMSHELRTPLNAIIGFSEIMGSGMFGVLGSDKYQEYCHDILTSGKYLLEVINDILDMSKIEAGRMKLDMEQLDLSRILAESLRVVSGRAEDKHLTLDADIESTISVTADRRAVKQIFVNLLSNAVKFTPDDGNITVRSHVLPNSIVLMIADTGIGIAPASLRRLGKPFEQVESQLTKTYQGSGLGLAIARSLTSLHGGTMRLRSKLGTGTVVRITLPRDARSIEAKSQVAA, from the coding sequence ATGGCGCGTGCGCATGCGGCGAACGCATGTGTCCAATCCGATTCGATCAAGGGATTGGCGCAATCGATCGCAAAACCTGCCTATCACCGGCTGCTCACCGCAGAGCCGGCGCTTCGTCGCGCCGTGCCGACGCTCATCATTGCCTTCCTCATCACCATCTGCCTCGGCGCCTTCGTGCAGGTGATCGACCAGAGCCGGCAAAAACGCGCCGCCATGAAGCGCGACCTCTCCGCGCTGACGGACCTGCTGGCCGAACGCCTCGACCGGCTTGGCGCCGTCCGGCAGGACCGCGCCGCCAACATCGAGCGGCTGCAGAGCCTGCTGCCCGACCTGATTCCGGCCTGGGGTGTGGCCAGCGGCCGCCATATCATCATCACCGGCTCCGATCACCGGATTCTGGCCCGCGTCCCGGTCGAAGGCAGCCTTGGCGACAGCGATCGCATCCTCGACATCATCAGCACGGCGCAACTGCTCACCAGCCCCGGTCAGCAGGGCGTCCTCAGCGATATGACGCTGCCGAACGGCAACGGCGCGATGGCGATCTCGCGGCTGATCAAATCGCTGCCGGGCCAGGTCATCGTCATCCAGGAAAAGAACGAGCCGCTGTGGGGCTCGGATGCCGCCTTGTCGGTGACGCTGTCGGCCACCACGGGCTTCGTCGTGCTGATCCTCGGCTTCGCCTTCCACTGGCAGTCGACGCGCGCCCGCGAGGGTGATCTGATCAACGACGCGGTGCGCGGCCGGATCGACACCGCGCTCAACCGCGGCCGCTGCGGATTGTGGGACTGGGACCTCTCCCGCGGCAGGATCTTCTGGTCGGCGTCGATGTTCACGATGCTCGGCCTCGACTCCCGCAACGACCTCCTCACCTTCGGCGAAGTCAACGCGCTGGTGAAATCCGACGACATCGACCTGTTTGCGATCGCCGACCAGATGATCGCAGGCCAACTCGACCATATCGACCAGACCTTCCGCATGCAGCACACCGGCGGCCACTGGATCTGGCTGCGCGTGCGCTGCGAGCTCAGCCACACCTCGGCCGATGGCGGCCTGCATTTGATCGGCATTGCGGTCGACATCACCGAACAGAAGAGCCTCGCCGAGAAGACCGTGGAGGCCGATCTCAGGCTGCGCGACGCGATCGAGACCATTCCGGAAGCCTTCGTGCTGTGGGACGCGGAAGACCGCCTCGTGCTCTGCAACTCGCACTTCCAACGCCTGCACAAACTGCCGGATACGGCGGTGACCCCCGGCACCTCCTACGAGACCGTGATCGAGGTCGGCAGCATGCCGGAAGTGCGCACCAGGCTGCAGGAGACCGGCGCGCCAGCGCCGGGAGCCCGCACCTTCGAAGCGCAGCTCGACGACGGAAGCTGGCTGCACATCTCCGAACGCCGCACCAAGGACGGCGGCTACGTCTCGGTCGGCACCGACATCACCCGCATCAAGGAGCACGAGCAGAAGCTGATCGAAAATGACGCCCGCCTGCGCGCCAACGTGATCGATCTGAAGCGCTCGCAGGCCGAGCTTGCCGACCTCGCCGAAAAATACTCGCAGGAAAAGAATCGCGCCGAGGAAGCCAACCAGGCGAAGTCCAAATTCCTGGCCAATATGAGCCACGAACTGCGTACGCCGCTGAACGCCATCATCGGCTTCTCCGAGATCATGGGCAGCGGCATGTTCGGCGTGCTCGGTTCCGACAAGTATCAGGAGTACTGCCACGACATCCTGACATCGGGAAAATACCTGCTCGAAGTCATCAACGACATCCTCGACATGTCGAAGATCGAGGCGGGCCGCATGAAGCTCGACATGGAGCAGCTCGACCTGTCGAGGATACTGGCGGAATCGCTGCGCGTGGTGTCGGGGCGCGCCGAGGACAAGCATTTGACGCTGGACGCCGATATCGAAAGCACCATTTCCGTGACGGCCGACCGCCGCGCGGTCAAGCAGATCTTCGTCAATCTGTTGTCCAATGCCGTAAAGTTCACCCCCGACGACGGCAACATAACCGTGCGCAGCCACGTGCTGCCCAACTCGATCGTGCTGATGATCGCCGATACCGGCATCGGCATCGCGCCCGCCTCGCTGCGGCGGCTGGGCAAGCCGTTCGAACAGGTCGAGAGCCAGCTCACCAAGACCTACCAGGGCTCGGGCCTTGGCCTTGCCATCGCGCGGTCGCTGACCAGCCTGCATGGTGGAACGATGCGGCTGCGCTCCAAGCTCGGCACCGGCACCGTCGTCCGGATCACGCTGCCGCGTGACGCGCGTTCAATCGAGGCAAAGAGCCAGGTCGCCGCCTGA
- a CDS encoding ABC transporter substrate-binding protein, which yields MMIVSCCRRALLGVSLGFSLGAFATLSALPANAEQITFVSQGGAYQKAQTIAILDPSAKKLGITINQDSIPDAWPAIKSQVASGKPTWDVVDVPTGYCLRGGEQGLLEKLDFSKLPNGAAMPEAYRSPYSVAYEFYSSVLAYSQKKFAAGAAPNSWADFWDVKKFPGRRALRNHPIATLEAALMADGVAPDKLYPLDVDRAFKKLEEIKPNITVWWTSGAQSAQLLNDGEVDMVMAWNGRVSALTKEGAKVDFTYNQGILQSTSLCILKDAPNLATAVRFLNEAVDPIHQANLPLHIDYGPANPKAFDTGVIKPERAAQLPSAPENAAKQALMSYAWWSSPAGEAAEKRWVGFMQK from the coding sequence ATGATGATTGTATCTTGCTGCCGGCGTGCACTGCTCGGCGTTTCCCTTGGCTTTTCCTTGGGCGCCTTCGCGACACTGTCGGCGCTTCCGGCCAACGCGGAGCAGATCACCTTCGTTTCCCAGGGCGGCGCCTACCAGAAAGCGCAAACCATCGCGATCCTTGATCCATCAGCCAAGAAGCTCGGCATCACCATCAACCAGGACAGCATCCCCGACGCCTGGCCCGCGATCAAATCCCAGGTCGCCAGCGGCAAGCCGACCTGGGACGTGGTCGACGTGCCGACCGGCTATTGCCTGCGCGGCGGCGAGCAGGGACTGCTCGAGAAACTCGATTTCTCGAAATTGCCAAACGGCGCCGCGATGCCCGAGGCCTATCGTTCCCCTTATTCGGTGGCCTACGAGTTCTATTCGAGCGTGCTCGCCTACAGTCAGAAGAAATTCGCGGCGGGCGCGGCGCCCAATAGCTGGGCCGATTTTTGGGACGTGAAGAAATTCCCGGGCCGCCGCGCGCTGCGCAATCACCCGATCGCCACGCTCGAGGCGGCGCTGATGGCCGACGGTGTCGCGCCCGACAAGCTCTATCCGCTTGACGTCGATAGGGCTTTCAAAAAGCTTGAGGAGATCAAGCCGAACATCACGGTGTGGTGGACCTCAGGGGCGCAATCGGCGCAGCTCCTCAATGACGGGGAAGTCGACATGGTGATGGCCTGGAATGGCCGCGTCAGCGCGCTGACCAAGGAAGGCGCCAAGGTCGATTTCACTTACAATCAGGGCATCCTGCAGAGCACCTCGCTCTGCATCCTCAAGGACGCGCCCAATCTCGCGACCGCGGTCCGCTTTCTCAACGAGGCGGTCGATCCGATCCACCAGGCCAACCTGCCGCTGCATATCGACTACGGCCCGGCCAATCCGAAGGCGTTCGACACCGGCGTCATCAAGCCGGAGCGTGCCGCGCAACTGCCGAGCGCGCCCGAAAACGCAGCGAAGCAGGCGCTGATGTCCTACGCCTGGTGGTCGTCGCCGGCCGGCGAGGCTGCGGAAAAACGCTGGGTCGGCTTCATGCAGAAATAG
- a CDS encoding ABC transporter permease has product MTMSRPFRIALAVTCALVLLYLILPILIIAPMSFSAARYLSFPPPSLSLRWYQEYVGNSAWMQATRVTLTVAVLTVVIATPLGVAAAYAISQSKWRIMRLIHMTLLLPLVVPIIITAVGIFFVYAKVGLAATMTGLVLANVMLGLPYVVISVAAGLQSFDATQEMVARSLGMNRLRSFFVVTLPQIKASVIAGGIFAFISAMDETIVALFISGGQYQPLTKRMFTALRDEIDPTIAAISTLMTAVSFMLVLVATSRSKKGA; this is encoded by the coding sequence ATGACGATGTCCCGTCCATTCCGCATTGCCCTGGCCGTGACCTGCGCGCTGGTGCTGCTCTATCTCATCCTGCCGATCCTGATCATCGCGCCGATGTCGTTCTCGGCCGCGCGCTACCTGAGCTTTCCGCCGCCGTCGTTGTCGCTGCGCTGGTATCAGGAATATGTCGGCAATTCGGCCTGGATGCAGGCAACCCGCGTGACGCTGACGGTTGCGGTGCTCACCGTGGTGATTGCGACCCCGCTCGGCGTTGCCGCGGCCTACGCGATCAGCCAGTCGAAGTGGCGCATCATGCGGCTGATCCACATGACCCTGCTGCTGCCGCTGGTGGTGCCGATCATCATCACCGCGGTCGGGATCTTCTTCGTCTACGCCAAGGTCGGCCTGGCTGCGACCATGACCGGCCTCGTGCTCGCCAATGTCATGCTCGGTCTGCCCTATGTCGTCATCTCGGTCGCGGCGGGGCTGCAGAGTTTTGATGCCACGCAGGAGATGGTGGCGCGCAGCCTGGGCATGAACAGGCTGCGCAGCTTCTTCGTGGTGACGCTGCCGCAGATCAAGGCCAGCGTGATCGCAGGCGGCATCTTCGCATTCATCTCGGCGATGGACGAGACCATCGTCGCACTGTTCATTTCCGGCGGCCAGTATCAGCCGCTGACCAAGCGGATGTTCACCGCGCTCCGCGACGAGATCGACCCGACGATTGCGGCCATCAGCACGCTGATGACCGCGGTCTCGTTCATGCTGGTGCTGGTGGCGACCAGCCGGTCGAAGAAGGGCGCGTGA
- a CDS encoding autotransporter outer membrane beta-barrel domain-containing protein: MANFSGWQFQHGLTATSVALGMVLASTTLSRAVEFWNGSASTDWFSVGNWSAIVPDNTTSTRIDTVTPNATVVGAAGAQSTGLRVGVSATGALTIQTGGTVNNTLGIIGDNAGSTGTAIVDGAGSSWTNSSDFYVGHNGNGTLTVSNGGAVGNVVGFVGRYSTSTSTATVDGGGSTWTNSSDLIVGYAGNGTLNIRNGGKVSSDWGFVALDPGSTGAATVDGAGSAWTTAGDFFLGYDGNGTLTVRNSGTLSNVTGYIGLSFTSTSTATVDGVGSTWTNGGNLYVGYFGAGTLTIRNGGAVSASALSIANKTGSTGTLNIGAAAGQAAAAPGTLYTVSVDFGNGTGQIVFNHTAANYIFAPAITSSGTGTGTVRVEAGTTILTATNTYTGATVIDGGTLSVNGSIAQSAVTVNAGGTLGGNGTVGDTTLNGGKLAPGNSIGLLTVNGSLAFTAASSYMVEISSTNADRVNVTGTAALSGATVNLSFVSTGSAAVAKQYTIVNATGGISGTFGALVSSNLPTAFKPTLSYDGNNAYLNLALSFSPANTDLNGNQTNVANSLANYFNRNGSIPSVYGALTPAGLTQASGPIATAVHPTMMMAAAQFMTAMTDVSAADRLGPSSAMAFAEEGDVMNAYAEIRLRGTGGAFEPRWRTWASAFGGGQITDGNAVTGSSTTTSRIFGVAAGADYRLSPATVAGFALAGGGTGFNVASGGSGRTDLFQAGAFIKHTAGSAYVSAAAAYGWHDVTTDRTVTIQGIGQLRARFVADTFAGRVEGGNRYVAPWVGGLGLTPYAAAQVTLTRLPAYAETVVSGTNAFALSYQAKDATAPRTELGLRSDKSFAVNDALLTLRGRVAWAHDFNPLTAASATFQALPGASFVVNGAAGAHDAVLTTAAAELKWLNGFALAATFEGGFSAVTRSYAGKSVASYRW; this comes from the coding sequence ATGGCGAATTTCTCCGGTTGGCAATTTCAGCACGGCCTCACGGCAACATCCGTCGCGCTCGGAATGGTGCTGGCATCGACGACGCTATCGCGCGCCGTCGAATTTTGGAACGGCTCCGCCTCGACCGACTGGTTCAGCGTCGGCAACTGGTCGGCCATCGTTCCAGACAACACGACCAGCACGAGGATCGACACGGTCACGCCTAACGCGACGGTGGTCGGGGCTGCCGGCGCGCAGTCGACCGGTCTCAGAGTCGGCGTTTCCGCCACCGGCGCGTTGACCATCCAGACCGGCGGCACCGTGAACAATACCCTGGGCATCATTGGCGATAATGCCGGCTCGACGGGGACCGCGATCGTCGACGGCGCCGGGTCGAGCTGGACCAATAGCAGCGACTTCTATGTCGGTCACAACGGCAACGGCACGCTGACCGTCAGCAACGGCGGCGCGGTGGGCAACGTCGTCGGCTTTGTCGGCCGCTATTCCACCTCGACCAGCACCGCGACCGTCGACGGCGGCGGCTCGACCTGGACCAACAGCTCGGATTTGATTGTCGGCTACGCCGGCAACGGCACTCTGAACATCCGGAACGGCGGCAAGGTGAGCAGTGACTGGGGCTTTGTCGCCCTTGATCCCGGCTCGACCGGCGCCGCGACGGTGGATGGCGCCGGCTCAGCCTGGACGACTGCCGGCGATTTCTTTCTCGGTTACGACGGCAACGGCACGCTGACCGTCCGCAACAGCGGCACGTTGAGCAACGTCACCGGCTATATCGGCCTCTCTTTCACCTCGACCAGCACCGCGACAGTCGATGGCGTCGGCTCGACCTGGACCAATGGCGGCAATCTCTACGTCGGCTATTTCGGTGCCGGCACGCTCACCATTCGCAACGGCGGCGCCGTGTCGGCTTCGGCCCTGTCCATCGCCAATAAAACCGGCTCGACTGGCACGCTGAATATCGGCGCCGCCGCCGGTCAGGCAGCCGCCGCGCCCGGCACGCTCTACACGGTCTCGGTCGATTTCGGCAATGGCACCGGCCAGATCGTGTTCAACCATACCGCCGCGAACTACATCTTCGCCCCGGCCATCACCAGCAGCGGCACCGGCACGGGAACGGTGCGCGTCGAAGCCGGCACCACCATCCTGACCGCGACCAACACCTATACGGGGGCAACCGTGATCGATGGCGGCACGCTGTCGGTGAACGGCTCCATCGCCCAGTCGGCCGTAACGGTGAATGCCGGCGGCACGCTCGGCGGCAACGGCACCGTCGGCGACACCACCCTCAACGGCGGCAAGCTGGCGCCCGGCAATTCGATCGGCCTGTTGACCGTGAATGGCAGCTTGGCGTTCACCGCTGCATCGTCTTACATGGTCGAGATCTCCTCGACCAACGCCGACCGCGTCAATGTCACGGGAACGGCAGCGCTGTCAGGCGCGACGGTCAACCTGTCCTTTGTCTCTACGGGAAGCGCCGCCGTCGCCAAGCAGTACACCATTGTCAACGCCACCGGCGGCATCAGCGGCACCTTCGGCGCGCTGGTGAGCAGCAACCTGCCGACCGCGTTCAAGCCGACCCTCAGCTACGATGGCAATAACGCCTATCTCAATCTCGCCCTGTCCTTCAGCCCGGCCAACACCGACCTCAATGGCAACCAAACAAACGTCGCCAATTCGCTGGCCAACTACTTCAACCGCAACGGCAGCATTCCGTCGGTCTATGGCGCGCTGACGCCGGCCGGCCTGACACAGGCGTCCGGCCCGATCGCCACCGCGGTGCATCCGACCATGATGATGGCGGCGGCGCAATTCATGACCGCGATGACAGATGTTTCTGCCGCCGACCGCCTCGGCCCATCGAGCGCGATGGCATTCGCCGAAGAGGGCGATGTCATGAACGCCTATGCCGAAATCCGCCTGCGCGGTACGGGCGGTGCATTCGAACCGCGCTGGAGGACATGGGCATCTGCCTTTGGCGGCGGCCAGATCACCGACGGTAACGCGGTCACCGGATCCAGCACCACCACCAGCCGAATTTTTGGCGTGGCGGCCGGCGCCGACTACCGGCTGTCACCGGCGACGGTCGCAGGCTTTGCGCTGGCCGGCGGCGGCACCGGCTTCAACGTCGCCTCCGGCGGCAGCGGGCGAACCGACCTGTTCCAGGCCGGCGCATTCATCAAGCACACGGCTGGCTCCGCCTATGTCAGCGCAGCCGCGGCCTATGGCTGGCATGACGTCACGACGGATCGCACCGTAACGATCCAGGGCATCGGCCAGTTGCGCGCGCGCTTTGTCGCCGACACCTTCGCCGGCCGTGTCGAAGGCGGCAATCGTTATGTCGCACCATGGGTCGGCGGCCTCGGCCTGACGCCTTACGCCGCGGCGCAGGTAACCTTGACCCGCCTTCCCGCCTATGCCGAAACGGTAGTCTCCGGCACCAATGCCTTTGCATTGTCCTATCAGGCGAAGGATGCGACCGCGCCGCGCACCGAACTCGGATTGCGCAGCGACAAATCGTTTGCCGTGAACGATGCGCTGCTGACCTTGCGCGGCCGCGTCGCCTGGGCACATGATTTCAACCCGCTCACTGCAGCCTCGGCGACGTTCCAGGCCTTGCCCGGCGCAAGTTTTGTGGTCAACGGCGCAGCCGGGGCGCATGACGCGGTGCTGACGACGGCTGCGGCGGAATTGAAATGGTTGAACGGCTTCGCACTCGCTGCGACATTCGAAGGCGGGTTCTCCGCCGTCACTCGCTCCTATGCCGGAAAGAGTGTCGCGAGTTATCGGTGGTGA